A genomic window from Stigmatopora argus isolate UIUO_Sarg chromosome 13, RoL_Sarg_1.0, whole genome shotgun sequence includes:
- the pou1f1 gene encoding pituitary-specific positive transcription factor 1: MTSQSFGGESFTPLAGESPLPIFMHHSSGGDCLPSASHGHSMVSAVSSGLSLGHQSKRSQMQLSTSSLGNHLGNSTPSLHYPVTPCHYSNQQATYGIMAAQEMLSASISQTCILQTCGVPPPNMVSAANPLQGSLTPCLYKFPDPGLSSSSCALGHGFSSLPSALLLTDDCLGGSTVGEMKVNIQKKSIRELEDTPAMDSPQIQELEMFANDFKIRRIKLGYTQTNVGEALAAVHGSEFSQTTICRFENLQLSFKNACKLKAILAKWLDEAELARALNNDKTGMNERKRKRRTTISLGAKEALEHTFVEKNKPSSQEIARIAKGLHLEKEVVRVWFCNRRQREKRVKTSLSSCLAKLSPNCITQMSKTLRPMI, encoded by the exons ATGACGTCCCAGTCATTTGGTGGCGAATCTTTCACGCCTCTAGCAGGAGAATCCCCACTGCCAATTTTCATGCACCACAGCTCTGGCGGCGACTGCCTGCCAAGCGCCTCCCACGGCCACAGCATGGTCTCTGCAG TCTCATCTGGGCTGTCCTTGGGTCACCAATCAAAGCGTTCCCAGATGCAACTGTCCACAAGCTCCCTTGGAAACCATCTTGGCAATAGCACCCCCAGCCTCCATTATCCTGTCACACCATGTCACTACAGCAACCAGCAAGCCACTTATGGAATTATGGCAG CTCAGGAGATGCTCTCTGCAAGTATTTCTCAGACATGCATCTTGCAAACATGTGGTGTTCCTCCGCCGAACATGGTGAGCGCTGCAAACCCGCTGCAAG GTTCTTTGACTCCGTGCTTGTACAAGTTTCCCGACCCAGGTCTGAGCAGCAGTTCCTGCGCATTGGGCCACGGTTTTTCCTCGCTGCCCTCGGCCCTTCTGCTAACGGACGATTGCTTGGGGGGCTCCACTGTGGGTGAGATGAAAGTGAACATCCAGAAGAAGAGCATCCGGGAGTTGGAGGACACCCCAGCTATGGACTCCCCACAGATACAAGAACTGGAGATGTTTGCCAATGACTTTAAGATAAGGAGGATTAAACTTG GCTACACTCAAACCAACGTGGGCGAGGCCCTGGCTGCCGTTCACGGTTCAGAATTCAGTCAGACCACCATCTGCCGCTTTGAGAACCTGCAACTGAGCTTCAAGAATGCCTGCAAACTGAAAGCCATTCTGGCCAAGTGGTTGGACGAGGCCGAGCTTGCTCGAG CTCTGAACAACGATAAAACTGGAATGAATGAGCGAAAGAGGAAAAGGAGAACAACCATCAG CCTGGGAGCCAAGGAGGCGCTTGAGCACacctttgtggaaaaaaataagccaTCTTCCCAGGAAATCGCCAGGATAGCTAAAGGCCTCCACCTGGAGAAGGAGGTGGTTCGAGTGTGGTTCTGTAACAGGCGCCAGAGAGAAAAACGGGTCAAAACCAGCCTCAGTTCCTGCTTGGCCAAATTAAGTCCAAACTGTATCACCCAGATGAGTAAAACACTCCGGCCAATGATATAA
- the chmp2ba gene encoding charged multivesicular body protein 2Ba: MASLFKKKTVDEIIKEQSRELRGTQRQITRDRNALEKQEKQMEAEIKKMAKSGNREACKILAKQLVQLRKQKNRTYAVSSKVTSMSTQTKVMNSQMKMAGAMSSTAKTMQAVNKKMDPQKTIKTMQDFQKENMKMDMTEDMINDTLDDFLDESGDEEESQDIVNQVLDEIGIEISGKMVRAPAAGKSVPGGAAASKKTTMSDEEIERQLRALGVD; this comes from the exons AAATCATCAAGGAACAGTCGAGGGAGTTACGCGGCACCCAGAGACAGATCACAAGAGACAGAAATGCCTTGGAGAAGCAAGAAAAGCAAATG GAAGCAGAGATCAAGAAAATGGCGAAGAGTGGGAACCGAGAGGCGTGTAAGATTCTTGCCAAGCAGTTGGTCCAGTTGAGGAAGCAGAAGAACCGCACATACGCCGTGAGCTCCAAAGTCACCAGCATGTCTACTCAGACCAAGGTCATGAACTCCCAAATGAAGATGGCCGGTGCCATGTCTTCCACAGCTAAg ACAATGCAAGCGGTGAACAAAAAGATGGATCCACAGAAGACAATAAAGACCATGCAAGATTTccagaaagaaaacatgaaaatggaCATGACGGAAGACATGA TAAACGACACcttggatgactttttggatgAATCTGGAGACGAAGAAGAATCTCAAGACATTGTCAACCAGGTCCTGGATGAAATTGGTATCGAGATCTCAGGAAAG ATGGTCCGAGCTCCAGCTGCAGGAAAGAGCGTCCCCGGCGGTGCCGCCGCATCTAAAAAAACCACAATGTCTGACGAGGAGATCGAGAGACAGCTCCGTGCCCTCGGCGTGGACTAA